The Candidatus Effluviviaceae Genus I sp. region GACGAGGACCCGGCCCATCCGCTCTACTACCTCGATCGCACGGACGACGGTCTCTTCGACTACACCGAGATGTGCTTCGGGTACCGCACCGGCGCCATGGCCGGCGAGCTGAGCTTCGGGATGTCGAGCTCGAAGTGGTTCGAGGAGTGGGAGGACACCCGCGCGGACAACGAGTACACCGAGCAGGTCACGTGGCGGACCATCGGCCTGACGGGCCTCTACACGATGATCGAGCCCGATCCGATCGAACTCGACCTCGGCCTGAGGTTCCAGCTGCATTCGGCCAAGTGGACCTTGGAGCTGACCGGCTACAGCGAGTCCGACCGTGAGGAGGGCGCGTCCGGCTGGTCCATCGGCCCCGTCATCAGGGCCCGCTGGTACCTGGGCGACGGCGCCTTCGCCATCGGTCCGGAGATCTACCCCCGGTACACGAGCCTGAGCTACAAGCACGACTCCAGCTCCTACCTGGAGCCGTCCGAGGCCACGATCAGCGACATGGGCGTCGAGTACTCGGTCAGGGCGGAGTTCTTCTTCTAGACTTCCCGCCGGGACTCAAGGCCCGCGAACACGACGAGGGGCGCGGTCACCCGCGCCCCTCGTTCGTTCCAGCCGCCTGGCGCCGCCGGCGCCGGTCGGCGTGTCACGCCGCCCCGGCCCCGCTGCCGCTAGTGCTTCCTCACGATCTCCTTCACCTTCATGAGCCGGGTCGCGTTCGCGCGCTCAAGCTCGGAGAGCCGGTCCGAGATGAACCGGATGGTCTCCTCGAGGCTCGGCACGAGGATGTGCTCGAGCGCGTTCACCCTCCGACGCGTCTTCTCGAGCTCGGCGGCGATGAGCTGGACGGCCTTCTCCATCTCGGCGAGCCGGACGAGCTTCGGGAGGGCCGCGGCGTACATCGCAAGCGCGCGGTCGAGGTCCGCCGTGGTCTCGAGGTACCCGTACCCGAGTTCCGCCTGCTCGGGGAACTCGACGCTGAACTTCGGGACCTTGAGGTTCATCACCTGCTCGCGGTCCGCGCGCACCTCGACGAGGCGGCGCGAGAACGAAAGCGCCGCGTCCATCGCGCTTCGGTCCATGTCGAACCGCGCGGACAGGAACGCGCGGTGCGCGCGCGCGAGCTCCTCGTCCACCTCCGCGCGGAGGTCGCGCACGTGGTGCACGAGCCCGAGGAAGCGGCGCATGAGCTCCTCCTGCTTGTCCTTGAGGAGCTTGTGCCCGCGGCGGGCGAGAACGCTCCTTCGCCTCAGGCGAAGGAGCTGCATCCTGGTGGGGTTCGCGCGGAGTCTCACGCGGCGTCGACCTTCCTCTTCATGTACTTCGCGATGTGCTCGGGCTTCACGCGCTTGAGCTCGGCCACCGGCAGGATCTCAAGAAGCTCCCAGCCGAGCGCGAGCGTCTCCTCGATGGTGCGGTTCTCGTCGGTCCCTTGCTGCACGTAGCGGCCCTCGAACACGTCGGCGAACTTGAAGAACGCCTTGTCCTCGGGCGAGAGCGCGGCCTCGCCGAGGATGACCGCGAGCTCCTGCGCCTCCTTGCCGCGCGCGTACGCAGCGAAGAGCTGGTTGGCGAGGCTCGCGTGGTCCTCGCGGGTGCGGCCCGCGCCGATGCCCTTGTCGCGGAGGCGCGAGAGCGACGGCAGCACGTTGATGGGCGGGTAGATGCCCTTCCGGTGGAGCGCCCGGTCCAGGATGATCTGCCCCTCGGTGATGTATCCCGTGAGGTCCGGGATGGGATGCGTCTTGTCGTCCTCCGGCATCGAGACCACCGGGATCTGCGTGATGGAGCCCTTCCTGCCCTTGATGCGCCCCGCGCGCTCGTAGATGGTCGCGAGGTCGGTGTAGAGGTAGCCCGGGTAGCCGCGGCGGCCGGGGACCTCCTTGCGCGCGGCCGAGATCTCGCGGAGCGCCTCGCAGTAGTTCGTCATGTCCGTGAGGATGACGAGCACGTGCATCCCGAGGTCGAACGCGAGGTACTCCGCCGCGGTGAGCGCCATCCGCGGCGTCGCGATGCGCTCGATCGCCGGGTCGTTCGCGAGATTCATGAAGAGCACGGCGCGCTCGATGGCCCCGGTCCTCCGGAAGTCCGACACGAAGTACTCGGCCTCCTCGAAGGTGATGCCCATCGCCGCGAACACGACGGCGAAGTCCTCCGCGGCCGAGAGCACGGTCGCCTGCCTCGCGATCTGCGCCGCGAGTTCGGCGTGCGGCAGACCGAAGCCGCTGAAGATGGGCAGCTTCTGGCCGCGGACGAGCGTGTTCAGGCCGTCGATGGACGAGACGCCCGTCTGGATGAACTCGTTGGGGTAGTCGCGCGCGGTCGGGTTGATGGGCGAGCCGGCCACGTCGCTCTTCCTGTCGGGGATGATCGCCGGGCCGTTGTCTTTCGGGCGCCCGAGGCCGTCGAAGACGCGGCCGAGGATGTCGCGAGAGA contains the following coding sequences:
- a CDS encoding V-type ATP synthase subunit D, which gives rise to MRLRANPTRMQLLRLRRRSVLARRGHKLLKDKQEELMRRFLGLVHHVRDLRAEVDEELARAHRAFLSARFDMDRSAMDAALSFSRRLVEVRADREQVMNLKVPKFSVEFPEQAELGYGYLETTADLDRALAMYAAALPKLVRLAEMEKAVQLIAAELEKTRRRVNALEHILVPSLEETIRFISDRLSELERANATRLMKVKEIVRKH
- a CDS encoding V-type ATP synthase subunit B → MLKEYRTVREIAGPLLLVAGVSGIKYEELAEVELPGGEVRRGRVLEVNEDVALVQLFEGATGVSVESARVRFLGRGLEIGLSRDILGRVFDGLGRPKDNGPAIIPDRKSDVAGSPINPTARDYPNEFIQTGVSSIDGLNTLVRGQKLPIFSGFGLPHAELAAQIARQATVLSAAEDFAVVFAAMGITFEEAEYFVSDFRRTGAIERAVLFMNLANDPAIERIATPRMALTAAEYLAFDLGMHVLVILTDMTNYCEALREISAARKEVPGRRGYPGYLYTDLATIYERAGRIKGRKGSITQIPVVSMPEDDKTHPIPDLTGYITEGQIILDRALHRKGIYPPINVLPSLSRLRDKGIGAGRTREDHASLANQLFAAYARGKEAQELAVILGEAALSPEDKAFFKFADVFEGRYVQQGTDENRTIEETLALGWELLEILPVAELKRVKPEHIAKYMKRKVDAA